TCCCCCATGTGACACCAAacctgcctcccccacctgctctgaGGCCCCTTAACAATGCATCAGCCTCTCCTCCTGGTCTGGGGGCCCAGCCACTACCTGGGCATCTGCCCTCTCCCCATGCCATGGGGCAGGGTATGGGTGGACTTCCTCCTGGCCCAGAGAAGGGCCCCACTCTTGCTCCCTCACCCCATCCTCTgccccctgcttcctcctcttctgccccAGCCCCGCCAATGAGGTATCCATACTCGTCTGCAGGTAGCAGCTCTGCAGCAGCCTCCTCTTCcagttcttcctcttcctctgcctcccagtACCCAGCTTCCCAGGCATTGCCCAGTTatccccactccttccctcccccaacaaGCCTGTCTGTCTCCAATCAGCCACCCAAATACACTCAGCCCTCCCTTCCATCCCAGGCTGTATGGAGCCAGggtccccccccacctcctccctatGGCCGTCTCTTAGCCAACAGCAATGCCCACCcaggccccttccctccttccactgGAGGCCAGTCCACAGGCCACCCACCAGCCCCAacacatcaccatcaccaccagcagcagcagcaacagcagcagcagcagcaacagcagcaacagcagcaacagcaacatCATGGGAGCTCTGGGCCCCCTCCACCTGGAGCATATCCCCACTCCCTGGAGAGCAGTAGCTCCCACCATTCCCACCCTTATGCCATGTCGCCCTCCCTGGGGTCTCTGAGGCCCTACCCACCAGGGCCAGCACACCTGCCCCCACCTCACAGCCAGGTGTCCTACAGCCAAGCGGGCCCCAATGgccccccaccctcttcctcctcttccaactcctcttcttcctctcaagGATCCTACCCATGTtcacacccctccccttcccagggcCCCCAAGGAGCGCCCTACCCCTTCCCACCGGTGCCTCCGGTCACCACCTCTTCGGCTACGCTTTCCACGGTCATTGCCACAGTGGCTTCCTCGCCAGCGGGCTATAAAACAGCTTCCCCACCTGGGCCCCCGCCGTATGGAAAGAGAGCCCCGTCCCCAGGGGCCTACAAGACAGCCACCCCACCGGGATACAAGCCGGGGTCGCCTCCCTCCTTCCGAACAGGGACCCCACCCGGCTACCGAGGCGCCTCGCCGCCCGCGGGCCCAGGGACCTTCAAGCCAGGCTCGCCCACTGTGGGGCCAGGGCCTCTGCCACCTGCCGGGCCCTCAGGCCTGTcctccctgccaccaccacctGCGGCCCCTGCCTCGGGGCCGCCCCTGAACGCCACGCAGATCAAGCAAGAGCCGGCTGAAGAGTATGAGACCCCCGAGAGCCCGGCGCCCCCGGCCCGCAGCCCCTCGCCCCCTCCCAAGGTGGTAGACGTGCCCAGCCATGCCAGCCAGTCAGCCAGGTGAGCCGCCAGGGCGGGGTGCGGTTGGGCCTGGAACGGGGAACGGCGAAGGGGCAGTGGAGAGACCGGCAGAGGCGACAAGAGGGGAACCTTGCGTTCGTGTGGTGCCTTTTAGAGTACTCGGGGGCCTCGCCTCCCTCGCCGCCTGCGCGGGCTGGTTTGGGGGCAGGTTCACCGCGGGGTCGCTCGGGCAGCTCGCAGGGGCTAAGCGCGCGCTGCCCTCGCGCCCGCCAGGTTCAACAAACACCTGGACCGCGGCTTTAACTCGTGCGCGCGCAGCGACCTGTACTTCGTGCCGCTGGAGGGCTCCAAGCTGGCCAAGAAGCGGGCCGACCTGGTTGAGAAGGTGCGGCGCGAGGCCGAGCAGCGCGCGCGCGAAGAAAAGGAGCGCGAGCGCGAGCGGGAACGCGAGAAGGAGCGGGAACGCGAGAAGGAGCGCGAGCTGGAACGCAGCGTGGTGCGTCACCACATGCGCCGTCCGCCTTCTGGCCTTCCTCTGCGCCGCGCGGGGGGGTAGGGGGTGGCGGGGAGGTCATTGCGCCCCCTGTCCGACAGGAGGAAGCACGGCAGCCCAGGAAATAGAGACCCAGGGATTCCAGCGGGAGGAATCCTTCCTTGCATCCTCCCTTGGGTGGGGGAGGCAAATTCAGATCAGAGTACCTGTGGATGGTAGGGAGAGCCAATATCCAGGAGAAGGTTTAGGGAAATTCCTACTAGGCTGAGTTCCAGTAAGGTGACGCATTTTGGCCTTCAGCTGCCGAGACAATTGAGCAGCTCCGGATCAGCCACATTTTACCAGACCTGACCTTTTGACTCTGCTTCTCCCTGTATCCCACAGAAGTTGGCTCAGGAGGGCCGGGCTCCAGTGGAGTGCCCATCTCTCGGCCCAGTGCCCCATCGCCCTCCATTTGAGCCGGGCAGTGCTGTGGCTACAGTGCCCCCCTACCTGGGTCCTGACACTCCAGCCCTGCGCACGCTCAGTGAATACGCCCGGCCCCACGTCATGTCTCCCGGCAATCGCAACCATCCATTCTACGTGCCCTTAGGAGCAGTGGACCCGGGGCTCCTGGGTTACAATGTCCCGGCCTTGTACAGCAGTGACCCAGCAGCCCGGGAGAGGGAGCGGGAAGCCCGTGAACGAGACCTCCGTGACCGCCTCAAGCCTGGCTTTGAGGTGAAGCCCAGTGAGCTGGAACCCCTACATGGGGTCCCTGGGCCGGGCCTGGATCCCTTCCCCCGACATGGAGGCCTGGCTCTGCAGCCTGGCCCACCCGGCCTGCACCCTTTCCCCTTTCATCCGAGCCTGGGGCCCCTGGAGAGAGAACGTCTAGCGCTGGCAGCTGGTCCAGCCCTGCGGCCTGACATGTCCTACGCCGAGCGTCTGGCAGCCGAGAGGCAGCATGCAGAAAGGGTGGCAGCCCTGGGCAATGACCCGCTGGCCCGGCTGCAGATGCTCAATGTGACCCCCCATCACCACCAGCACTCCCACATCCACTCCCACCTGCACCTCCACCAGCAGGACGCCATCCATGCAGGTGAGACTCCTACTTCTTTGTCTTCATTGCGTTCTTGTCCCCTGGCAAGTAATTGGGTCTTCTGTTCCTCAGGCCAAGACTTCTCTCCTCTAGTCTGGCATGAGCCTCTCTCCCGGGATTGCTCCCCTGATCTTGGCCTCCCTGTCATCCCCCATCTCTTCATGCCCCAGAGACTGTAATAACCCACACCCCGCCCCTCTTCACAGTCTAGCATCCCACCCACGATAGAGGAAACCTTTGAGGGAACGCCACCTTTCTACCCTCagaacagccccccaccccataccTGGGTCCTTGTTCCTTTGAATTCAACTCTGTTATCATTTCTTGCCATCTTCTCTCCTCCCAGGTGGAGGTCTTTCATGTTTTTCCCCATCTCCAGGCCTCCTACCTTCCAGAAACAGCTCTATAGCTTTGACTGGGGTTATCATAGGTGCTAATGAGCTTTATTTACTATCCTTTCGCTGTATTTCCTTTTGTCCAGTACTTTGCCGGATTTAGCCTCACAGTCATAGTCCTTCCTGGCtcccttgtgctttctctctcttagcCGCCTCTCTCTTCCCGTCTTACTTCCCAAACTTCTATCCCTTCCTATCTCCTCTAAGCAGTCCACGTCTCTCCTTTTCCTCAGACCCCTCTGACAACTGCTGTCTCCTATTCTCTGCCATCCACATGTCCCTACTCCAGTAAGGTCTTGTCCTGACCACCCACCAGGCCCTTAGTTCTTCCATTGTGTCTCTTTATTCCTCACTAGGTCTCCCTGTGTTGATTGTCCATCTCTTCCCAGGCTTGGATCCCTTCACCCAAATGCATGATTTTCCCCAAACCTGCCTTCTGGTGACACCTTCCTCTTCTCTACCCTCTAGCCTCTGCCTCGGTGCACCCTCTCATTGACCCCCTGGCCTCAGGGTCTCACCTTACCCGGATCCCCTACCCAGCTGGGaccctccccaacccccttctTCCTCACCCTCTGCACGAGAACGAAGTTCTTCGTCACCAGCTCTTTGGTAAGGAtggaagttgggggtggggaaggtcaaacgagagaagggcagaaaggaggAATCTGGGTGGTAGGATTAGCCTGTTTGGGCTTGGGGAGGGATGAGGAGGTAACCAGAGGAGCTGAGAACAGGAGAAGGAGGGCTGAGGCCCTGCCCAAGAGAGGCACAGGTTTTAGTGCCAGGCGGAAGTTTGGATCTTCTCCAGGACTGGCTTTTGCCTgttttagcctcagtttcctctgtctGTAAGGTGGCCAGCTCTGTCCTGGCCCAGAGTAAGTACTCAGGACTCCAGCAGTAATGGGCcccccctgcccttcctgcccacaGCTGCTCCGTACCGGGACCTgccagcctccctctctgccccgatGTCGGCAGCTCACCAGCTGCAGGCCATGCACGCGCAGTCGGCCGAGCTGCAGCGCCTGGCGCTGGAGCAGCA
This sequence is a window from Panthera uncia isolate 11264 unplaced genomic scaffold, Puncia_PCG_1.0 HiC_scaffold_558, whole genome shotgun sequence. Protein-coding genes within it:
- the LOC125918218 gene encoding atrophin-1 isoform X1 is translated as MKTRQNKDSMSMRSGRKKEAPGPREELRSRGRASPGGVSTSSSDGKAEKSRQTAKKARVEEASTPKVSKQGRSEEISESESEETNAPKKTKTEQELPRPQSPSDLDSLDGRSLNDDGSSDPRDIDQDNRSTSPSIYSPGSVENDSDSSSGLSQGPARPYHPPPLFPPSPPPPDSTPRQPEPGFEPHPSVTPSGYHAPMEPPPSRMFQAPPGAPPPHPQLYPGGTGGGVLSGPPMGPKGGGAASSVGAPSGGKQHPPPTTPISISSSGAGGAPPTKPPNTPVGGGSLPSAPPPATFPHVTPNLPPPPALRPLNNASASPPGLGAQPLPGHLPSPHAMGQGMGGLPPGPEKGPTLAPSPHPLPPASSSSAPAPPMRYPYSSAGSSSAAASSSSSSSSSASQYPASQALPSYPHSFPPPTSLSVSNQPPKYTQPSLPSQAVWSQGPPPPPPYGRLLANSNAHPGPFPPSTGGQSTGHPPAPTHHHHHQQQQQQQQQQQQQQQQQQQHHGSSGPPPPGAYPHSLESSSSHHSHPYAMSPSLGSLRPYPPGPAHLPPPHSQVSYSQAGPNGPPPSSSSSNSSSSSQGSYPCSHPSPSQGPQGAPYPFPPVPPVTTSSATLSTVIATVASSPAGYKTASPPGPPPYGKRAPSPGAYKTATPPGYKPGSPPSFRTGTPPGYRGASPPAGPGTFKPGSPTVGPGPLPPAGPSGLSSLPPPPAAPASGPPLNATQIKQEPAEEYETPESPAPPARSPSPPPKVVDVPSHASQSARFNKHLDRGFNSCARSDLYFVPLEGSKLAKKRADLVEKVRREAEQRAREEKEREREREREKEREREKERELERSVKLAQEGRAPVECPSLGPVPHRPPFEPGSAVATVPPYLGPDTPALRTLSEYARPHVMSPGNRNHPFYVPLGAVDPGLLGYNVPALYSSDPAAREREREARERDLRDRLKPGFEVKPSELEPLHGVPGPGLDPFPRHGGLALQPGPPGLHPFPFHPSLGPLERERLALAAGPALRPDMSYAERLAAERQHAERVAALGNDPLARLQMLNVTPHHHQHSHIHSHLHLHQQDAIHAASASVHPLIDPLASGSHLTRIPYPAGTLPNPLLPHPLHENEVLRHQLFAAPYRDLPASLSAPMSAAHQLQAMHAQSAELQRLALEQQQWLHAHHPLHSVPLPAQEDYYSHLKKESDKPL
- the LOC125918218 gene encoding atrophin-1 isoform X2, producing the protein MKTRQNKDSMSMRSGRKKEAPGPREELRSRGRASPGGVSTSSSDGKAEKSRQTAKKARVEEASTPKVSKQGRSEEISESESEETNAPKKTKTEELPRPQSPSDLDSLDGRSLNDDGSSDPRDIDQDNRSTSPSIYSPGSVENDSDSSSGLSQGPARPYHPPPLFPPSPPPPDSTPRQPEPGFEPHPSVTPSGYHAPMEPPPSRMFQAPPGAPPPHPQLYPGGTGGGVLSGPPMGPKGGGAASSVGAPSGGKQHPPPTTPISISSSGAGGAPPTKPPNTPVGGGSLPSAPPPATFPHVTPNLPPPPALRPLNNASASPPGLGAQPLPGHLPSPHAMGQGMGGLPPGPEKGPTLAPSPHPLPPASSSSAPAPPMRYPYSSAGSSSAAASSSSSSSSSASQYPASQALPSYPHSFPPPTSLSVSNQPPKYTQPSLPSQAVWSQGPPPPPPYGRLLANSNAHPGPFPPSTGGQSTGHPPAPTHHHHHQQQQQQQQQQQQQQQQQQQHHGSSGPPPPGAYPHSLESSSSHHSHPYAMSPSLGSLRPYPPGPAHLPPPHSQVSYSQAGPNGPPPSSSSSNSSSSSQGSYPCSHPSPSQGPQGAPYPFPPVPPVTTSSATLSTVIATVASSPAGYKTASPPGPPPYGKRAPSPGAYKTATPPGYKPGSPPSFRTGTPPGYRGASPPAGPGTFKPGSPTVGPGPLPPAGPSGLSSLPPPPAAPASGPPLNATQIKQEPAEEYETPESPAPPARSPSPPPKVVDVPSHASQSARFNKHLDRGFNSCARSDLYFVPLEGSKLAKKRADLVEKVRREAEQRAREEKEREREREREKEREREKERELERSVKLAQEGRAPVECPSLGPVPHRPPFEPGSAVATVPPYLGPDTPALRTLSEYARPHVMSPGNRNHPFYVPLGAVDPGLLGYNVPALYSSDPAAREREREARERDLRDRLKPGFEVKPSELEPLHGVPGPGLDPFPRHGGLALQPGPPGLHPFPFHPSLGPLERERLALAAGPALRPDMSYAERLAAERQHAERVAALGNDPLARLQMLNVTPHHHQHSHIHSHLHLHQQDAIHAASASVHPLIDPLASGSHLTRIPYPAGTLPNPLLPHPLHENEVLRHQLFAAPYRDLPASLSAPMSAAHQLQAMHAQSAELQRLALEQQQWLHAHHPLHSVPLPAQEDYYSHLKKESDKPL